The following proteins come from a genomic window of Denitromonas sp.:
- a CDS encoding RNA pyrophosphohydrolase, which yields MLDREGYRPNVGIILVNHRDEVFWGKRIREHSWQFPQGGIKHGESPEQAMYRELHEEVGLLPEHVKILGRTRGWLRYDVPKHWIKRQWRDTYRGQKQIWFLLRLVGRDTDVCLRACTHPEFDAWRWSEYWVPLDTVIEFKRGVYQQALKELADLLSRPRHVPQNRSPDPMV from the coding sequence ATGCTCGATCGTGAAGGCTATCGCCCGAACGTCGGCATCATTCTGGTCAACCATCGGGACGAGGTTTTTTGGGGTAAGCGTATTCGGGAGCATTCCTGGCAGTTTCCGCAAGGTGGCATCAAGCACGGCGAGTCGCCGGAGCAGGCCATGTACCGGGAACTCCATGAGGAGGTTGGACTGCTTCCCGAGCATGTCAAGATCCTCGGCCGAACCCGTGGCTGGCTCAGGTATGACGTGCCCAAGCACTGGATCAAGCGCCAGTGGAGAGACACCTATCGCGGACAGAAGCAGATCTGGTTCCTGCTTCGGTTGGTAGGGCGCGATACGGACGTTTGCCTGCGGGCGTGCACGCATCCCGAGTTTGATGCCTGGCGCTGGAGTGAATATTGGGTTCCGCTCGACACGGTGATTGAGTTCAAGCGAGGGGTTTATCAGCAGGCGCTCAAGGAATTGGCCGACCTGCTGTCGCGCCCGCGGCATGTGCCGCAGAACCGTTCGCCCGATCCGATGGTCTGA
- a CDS encoding proline--tRNA ligase, whose amino-acid sequence MRASHYFIATLKEAPADAEVTSQKLMLRAGLIKKTAAGIYSWMPLGLKALRKVENIVREEMNRAGAMEVLMPAVQPAELWEESGRATHYGPELLRFKDRHGRDFVIGPTHEEVITDIARRDIRSYKQLPKHFYQVQTKFRDEIRPRFGVMRGREFLMKDGYSFHASFDDLVREYNNMYATYTRIFTRIGLQFRAVAADTGSIGGTGSHEFHVIAETGEDDIAYCPESDYAANVELAEALPGSAVHGVAKEALTKVHTPGVKTIADLAAFLNIPTTQTVKAIVVESDDEEPKAVLMLLRGDHELNEIKAQKLEGIKSPLTFATPEAITAAFGANPGSLGPVGFAGRVIMDRSVATMSDFVIGANEDDYHYTGANLGRDFAGPEIADLRNVVAGDPSPDGKGALALCRGIEVGHIFQLRTKYAEALGARFLDENGREQAMEMGCYGIGVSRILGAAIEQNNDERGIIWPTAIAPFELVICPVGWSKSEAVREAAQALYAELSDAGIDVILDDRNERPGVMFADWELIGVPHRVVIGDRGLKDGSAEYQGRRDAEATAVPVAGLAAFIREKLAA is encoded by the coding sequence ATGCGCGCCTCGCACTATTTCATCGCCACCCTCAAGGAAGCACCGGCCGACGCCGAAGTCACCAGTCAGAAGCTGATGCTGCGCGCCGGCCTGATCAAGAAGACCGCTGCGGGCATCTACAGCTGGATGCCACTGGGACTGAAAGCATTGCGCAAGGTCGAGAACATCGTGCGAGAGGAAATGAACCGCGCCGGCGCCATGGAGGTGCTGATGCCTGCGGTGCAACCGGCCGAGCTGTGGGAGGAATCGGGCCGCGCCACCCATTACGGGCCGGAGCTGCTGCGCTTCAAGGACCGCCACGGCCGCGATTTCGTGATCGGCCCGACGCATGAAGAGGTGATCACCGACATCGCCCGCCGCGACATCCGCAGCTACAAGCAACTGCCCAAGCACTTCTACCAGGTGCAGACCAAGTTCCGCGACGAGATCCGGCCGCGCTTCGGCGTCATGCGCGGGCGCGAGTTCCTGATGAAGGACGGCTATTCCTTCCATGCCAGCTTCGACGACCTGGTGCGCGAGTACAACAACATGTACGCCACCTACACCCGCATCTTCACGCGGATCGGCCTGCAGTTCCGCGCCGTGGCAGCCGACACCGGCTCGATCGGCGGCACCGGGTCGCATGAATTCCACGTCATCGCCGAGACCGGCGAAGACGACATCGCCTACTGCCCTGAGTCGGACTACGCCGCCAACGTCGAGCTGGCCGAAGCCCTGCCGGGCAGCGCCGTGCACGGTGTGGCCAAAGAGGCGCTGACCAAGGTTCACACCCCGGGGGTGAAGACCATCGCCGACCTGGCCGCCTTCCTGAATATCCCGACCACCCAGACGGTCAAGGCCATTGTTGTGGAATCTGACGACGAGGAGCCCAAGGCGGTGCTCATGCTGCTGCGTGGCGACCACGAGCTCAACGAGATCAAGGCGCAGAAGCTCGAGGGCATCAAGTCGCCGCTGACCTTCGCCACCCCGGAAGCCATCACTGCCGCCTTTGGCGCCAACCCCGGCTCGCTCGGGCCGGTGGGCTTTGCCGGCCGGGTGATCATGGACCGCAGCGTGGCCACCATGAGCGACTTCGTCATCGGTGCCAACGAGGACGACTACCATTACACCGGAGCCAACCTCGGCCGCGATTTTGCCGGACCGGAGATCGCCGACCTGCGCAACGTCGTCGCCGGCGACCCGTCGCCCGACGGCAAGGGCGCACTCGCGCTGTGCCGCGGCATCGAAGTCGGCCACATCTTCCAGTTGCGCACCAAGTATGCCGAAGCGCTCGGTGCGCGCTTCCTCGACGAAAACGGCCGCGAGCAAGCCATGGAGATGGGCTGCTACGGCATCGGCGTATCGCGCATTCTCGGCGCCGCCATCGAGCAGAACAACGACGAGCGCGGCATCATCTGGCCGACCGCCATCGCCCCGTTCGAACTGGTCATCTGCCCGGTGGGCTGGAGCAAGTCGGAGGCGGTGCGCGAGGCCGCGCAAGCCCTGTACGCCGAGCTGAGCGATGCCGGCATCGACGTCATCCTCGACGATCGCAACGAGCGCCCCGGCGTGATGTTTGCCGACTGGGAGCTGATCGGCGTGCCGCATCGCGTGGTCATCGGCGACCGCGGCCTGAAGGACGGCTCCGCCGAGTACCAGGGCCGGCGCGACGCCGAGGCGACCGCCGTACCGGTCGCCGGGCTCGCCGCCTTCATCCGGGAGAAGCTCGCCGCATGA
- a CDS encoding lytic transglycosylase domain-containing protein: protein MTPLPRLPRRLLGVTAIVSLVALAGVSGAQAGQQQYEPLSASVQAALQGAVSDRAPGHPVFANHALRDHWLSEMSRQLAKRIPDARYRQDLLLSVHYEATRAGLDPQLVLGLIQVESNFRKYAVSSAGARGYMQVMPFWSKLLAQSEDNLFHLRTNLRYGCTILRHYLDIEKGDLFRALGRYNGSLGKADYPNKVYAAWQRWAYQPPAELITAANQTAARP from the coding sequence ATGACCCCCCTCCCCCGCCTGCCCCGCCGCCTGCTTGGCGTCACCGCGATCGTCTCGCTGGTGGCGCTGGCGGGCGTCTCCGGCGCGCAGGCCGGACAGCAGCAATACGAGCCCCTGTCGGCCAGCGTGCAGGCTGCGCTGCAGGGCGCCGTCAGCGATCGCGCGCCCGGCCACCCGGTCTTCGCCAACCATGCGCTGCGCGATCACTGGCTGTCCGAGATGAGCCGCCAGCTGGCCAAGCGCATCCCCGACGCACGCTACCGCCAGGATCTGCTGCTGTCGGTGCACTACGAGGCCACCCGCGCCGGCCTCGATCCGCAGCTGGTGCTCGGCCTGATCCAGGTCGAAAGCAATTTCCGCAAATACGCCGTGTCCTCGGCCGGCGCCCGCGGCTACATGCAGGTCATGCCCTTCTGGTCGAAGCTGCTCGCGCAGAGCGAGGACAATCTCTTTCACCTGCGTACCAACCTGCGCTACGGCTGCACCATCCTGCGCCACTACCTGGACATCGAGAAAGGCGACCTCTTTCGCGCTCTCGGCCGCTACAACGGCAGTCTCGGCAAGGCCGATTACCCGAACAAGGTGTACGCCGCCTGGCAACGTTGGGCCTACCAGCCGCCGGCCGAGCTGATCACCGCGGCCAACCAGACCGCCGCGCGGCCCTGA
- the mpl gene encoding UDP-N-acetylmuramate:L-alanyl-gamma-D-glutamyl-meso-diaminopimelate ligase: protein MHIHILGICGTFMGGVALLARSAGHTVTGCDANVYPPMSTQLEAEGIALTSGYDAAQMALAPDVYVVGNAISRGNPLLEAILDAGAPYASGPQWLADHVLRDKWVLGVAGTHGKTTTASLLAWMLEDGGLNPGFLIGGVPKNFGVSARLTDSPFFVIEADEYDTAFCDKRSKFVHYRPRTAILNNLEFDHADIFADLAAIETQFHHLVRIMPASGRIIANAEADALARVIERGCWSEIEWFNRPDGWQATLDETGVAQFTLARQALGSVATPMAGTHNLSNALAAVAAARHVGVPPAAAIAALGRFEGVRRRLEVRGVANGVTVYDDFAHHPTAIALTIAGLRKRVKHGRILAILEPRSNTMKLGVMKAQLPESLAGADAVLCYHGGVDWDVPGALSPLGAAVQCFDNLSDLVAAAVAAAEPGDHVLVMSNGGFGGIHEKLLAALA from the coding sequence ATGCATATCCACATTCTCGGCATTTGCGGCACCTTCATGGGCGGGGTTGCCCTGCTGGCGCGCTCGGCGGGCCACACCGTGACCGGCTGCGATGCCAATGTCTATCCGCCGATGAGTACGCAACTGGAGGCCGAGGGGATCGCCCTGACCAGCGGCTACGATGCGGCGCAGATGGCGCTGGCGCCGGATGTCTATGTCGTCGGCAACGCGATTTCGCGCGGCAACCCGCTGCTCGAGGCGATTCTCGATGCCGGCGCGCCGTATGCGTCGGGCCCGCAGTGGCTGGCGGATCATGTGCTGCGCGACAAGTGGGTGCTTGGCGTGGCCGGTACCCACGGCAAGACGACGACCGCGTCGCTGCTGGCCTGGATGCTGGAAGACGGCGGGCTTAACCCGGGCTTTCTGATTGGCGGTGTGCCGAAGAACTTTGGTGTGTCGGCGCGCCTGACCGACTCGCCGTTTTTCGTGATCGAGGCGGACGAGTACGACACCGCCTTTTGCGACAAGCGCTCGAAGTTCGTGCACTACCGGCCACGCACCGCGATCCTCAACAATCTTGAATTCGACCACGCCGACATCTTTGCGGATCTGGCGGCCATCGAGACGCAGTTCCACCATCTGGTGCGGATCATGCCGGCCAGCGGCCGGATCATCGCCAACGCCGAGGCCGATGCGCTGGCGCGCGTCATCGAGCGCGGCTGCTGGTCGGAGATCGAATGGTTCAACCGCCCGGATGGTTGGCAGGCAACGCTGGATGAGACGGGTGTGGCGCAGTTCACCCTGGCCCGGCAGGCGCTCGGATCGGTGGCGACGCCGATGGCTGGCACGCACAACCTCAGCAATGCCTTGGCCGCCGTCGCCGCAGCGCGCCATGTGGGCGTGCCGCCGGCCGCGGCGATTGCCGCGCTGGGCCGGTTTGAAGGCGTGCGCCGACGGCTGGAAGTGCGGGGCGTCGCCAACGGCGTGACGGTGTATGACGATTTTGCCCATCACCCGACAGCCATCGCGCTGACCATCGCCGGCTTGCGCAAGCGCGTCAAGCATGGACGGATCCTGGCCATCCTGGAGCCGCGCTCGAACACCATGAAGCTGGGCGTGATGAAGGCGCAACTGCCCGAGAGCCTGGCCGGCGCCGACGCGGTGCTGTGCTACCACGGCGGCGTCGATTGGGATGTGCCTGGCGCGCTGTCGCCGTTGGGCGCGGCCGTGCAATGCTTTGATAACTTGTCGGATCTGGTCGCTGCGGCCGTTGCTGCGGCCGAACCGGGTGACCATGTGCTGGTGATGAGTAACGGCGGCTTTGGCGGTATCCACGAAAAGCTCTTGGCCGCGCTGGCCTGA
- a CDS encoding TlpA disulfide reductase family protein, which yields MTRLPQSILIVLVAIAAGAFGYWTSRSTSPSIIRPLATSPGEAGSDAVAPEAGARLLAAALPDVDGKLHALSELQGQVVVANFWATWCPPCRKEIPDFIDVSRRYHDRGVRFVGLSLDTAERVAAFRDDLKVPYPLLLGDAGTVDLAAALGNPAGALPFTVILDRKGHIRHLSVGGLSKSDLEGKISALLP from the coding sequence ATGACCCGTCTGCCGCAATCGATCCTCATCGTGCTGGTGGCCATCGCCGCCGGCGCCTTTGGCTACTGGACCAGCCGCAGCACCAGCCCGTCCATCATCCGCCCCCTCGCCACGTCGCCCGGCGAAGCGGGCAGCGATGCCGTCGCCCCCGAAGCCGGCGCCCGGCTGCTGGCTGCCGCACTGCCCGATGTTGACGGCAAGCTGCACGCATTGAGCGAGCTGCAAGGCCAGGTGGTGGTCGCCAACTTCTGGGCCACCTGGTGCCCGCCCTGCCGCAAGGAAATTCCCGACTTCATCGATGTGTCGCGCCGCTATCACGACCGGGGCGTGCGCTTTGTCGGCCTGAGCCTCGACACGGCCGAGCGGGTCGCGGCATTCCGCGACGATCTGAAGGTGCCCTACCCGCTGCTGCTGGGCGACGCAGGCACGGTCGATCTGGCGGCCGCGCTGGGCAATCCGGCCGGCGCGCTGCCATTTACCGTCATCCTCGACCGCAAGGGCCACATCCGCCACCTGTCGGTCGGGGGCTTGAGCAAATCCGACCTGGAAGGCAAAATCTCGGCGCTACTTCCTTGA
- the aroQ gene encoding type II 3-dehydroquinate dehydratase, with product MTPRNRQKKAQQPPSDQALVLVLHGPNLNLLGTREPEVYGRTTLADIHASMSDRAGAAGVRLESFQSNHEGELIDRVQAAATEGVDFIIINPAGYTHTSVALRDALAAVAIPYVEVHLSNIHSREAFRHHSYFSDQAVGVICGLGADGYLAALDFALTRLTQH from the coding sequence ATGACGCCGAGAAATCGCCAAAAAAAGGCGCAACAGCCGCCATCTGACCAGGCACTCGTGCTCGTCCTGCACGGGCCGAATCTCAACCTTCTGGGCACCCGCGAACCTGAAGTCTACGGTCGCACGACCCTGGCTGACATCCACGCCAGCATGAGCGATCGGGCCGGCGCGGCCGGCGTTCGCCTGGAGTCGTTCCAGAGCAACCATGAAGGCGAGCTGATCGACCGAGTCCAGGCCGCAGCCACCGAAGGCGTCGATTTCATCATCATCAATCCGGCCGGCTACACCCATACCAGCGTCGCCCTGCGCGACGCGCTGGCAGCCGTGGCCATCCCCTATGTGGAAGTGCATCTGTCGAACATCCACAGCCGGGAAGCCTTTCGCCATCACTCGTATTTTTCCGACCAGGCCGTCGGCGTGATCTGTGGGCTGGGAGCCGATGGCTACCTGGCCGCACTCGATTTCGCCCTCACCCGGCTGACACAACACTGA
- the accB gene encoding acetyl-CoA carboxylase biotin carboxyl carrier protein, translating into MDLRKLKKLIDLVQESGISELEVTEGEEKVRIAKHSVSHAVPQPVHHTVHTAPAVAAAVAPAAADAAAPESTLPAGHVLTSPMVGTFYRAASPGGEPFASVGDSVAVGDALCIIEAMKLMNEIDADAAGVVKAILVENGQPVEFGQPLMIIG; encoded by the coding sequence ATGGATCTGCGCAAGCTGAAGAAACTGATCGACCTCGTCCAGGAATCGGGCATTTCCGAACTGGAAGTCACCGAAGGCGAGGAAAAGGTGAGAATCGCCAAGCACAGCGTCTCGCACGCCGTCCCGCAGCCGGTGCATCACACCGTGCATACCGCCCCGGCCGTTGCCGCCGCCGTTGCGCCGGCAGCCGCCGATGCCGCCGCCCCGGAAAGCACCCTGCCCGCCGGCCATGTGCTCACCTCGCCGATGGTTGGCACCTTCTATCGCGCCGCGTCCCCGGGTGGCGAGCCCTTCGCCAGTGTGGGCGACTCGGTGGCCGTCGGCGACGCGCTGTGCATCATCGAAGCCATGAAACTGATGAACGAGATCGACGCGGACGCCGCCGGTGTCGTCAAGGCCATCCTGGTCGAGAACGGCCAGCCGGTCGAGTTCGGCCAGCCGCTGATGATCATCGGCTAA